One part of the Phaenicophaeus curvirostris isolate KB17595 chromosome 2, BPBGC_Pcur_1.0, whole genome shotgun sequence genome encodes these proteins:
- the LOC138718219 gene encoding epoxide hydrolase 1-like isoform X1, producing MWQELLPNTWENILSRIRSFECSQKNAALVPAAALGLGGILVFWLRSRHKIQTIEMGDGWWGSGERPLKGKEDESIRPFKIETSDKEIEDLHRRLEQARYTPPLEGAAFHYGFNSSCLRKVVAYWRNQFDWHKQVEVLNKYPHFQTTIEGIDIHFIHVKPSYVPHGRAVQPLLMVHGWPGSFYEFYKIIPLLTEPARHGLDGGDVVFEVICPSIPGYGFSEAPHQKGFDSIAAARIFHKLMNRLGFKQYYLQGGDWGSRITTNMAQMLPQSVKGLHLNLIFIGRLGLRRIISVMLGAYIPWLVGLTREDVRRVYPFIQKNIYDLLQESGYLHIQATKPDTAGCGLNDSPVGLAAYVLEKFSTWTDRSFLHKDDGGLESKYSLDELLTNVMIYWVTSSIVPSMRFYKENFSRDPGLTADSRVGVYVPTGIAAFPQELAHTPRTWAKETFKNIVTYSYMPRGGHFAAFEEPELLARDIMHFVRKVEQL from the exons ATGTGGCAGGAGTTACTTCCAAACACCTG GGAGAACATCTTGTCCCGCATCAG GTCTTTTGAATGTTCTCAGAAGAATGCAGCCCTGGtccctgcagctgccctgggGCTTGGAGGGATACTGGTTTTCTGGCTGAGGTCTAGACACAAGATCCAGACTATTGAAATGGGTGATGGATGGTGGGGCTCAGGTGAAAGACCcttaaaagggaaagaagatgaAAGTATCCGTCCCTTCAAGATTGAAACATCTGACAAAGAAATTGAG GACCTGCACCGCCGCCTGGAGCAGGCACGCTACACGCCACCGCTGGAAGGGGCTGCCTTCCACTACGGCTTCAACTCCAGCTGCCTGCGGAAGGTGGTGGCCTACTGGAGGAACCAGTTTGACTGGCACAAACAAGTGGAAGTCCTGAACAAATACCCACATTTCCAAACAACCATTGAAG GGATTGATATCCATTTTATCCACGTGAAGCCCTCCTATGTCCCTCACGGTCGAGCTGTTCAACCTCTGCTGATGGTCCATGGCTGGCCTGGCTCCTTCTACGAGTTCTACAAGATCATCCCTCTGCTCACGGAGCCAGCCAGGCATGGCTTGGATGGGGGTGATGTGGTGTTTGAGGTCATCTGCCCATCCATCCCAGGCTACGGCTTCTCAGAGGCTCCGCACCAGAAAG GCTTTGACAGCATAGCCGCTGCGCGGATATTTCATAAGCTGATGAACAGATTGGGCTTCAAGCAATACTACTTACAGGGAGGAGACTGGGGCTCACGTATTACCACAAACATGGCCCAGATGCTGCCACA ATCGGTGAAGGGGCTGCATCTGAACCTCATCTTCATCGGCAGACTAGGTTTGAGAAGAATCATTTCTGTGATGCTTGGGGCTTACATCCCATGGCTTGTAGGTCTCACGAGGGAAGATGTTCGACGTGTGTACCCTTTCATCCAGAAGAATATCTACGACCTTCTGCAAGAGTCAGGATACTTACATATCCAAGCCACCAAACCAGACACTGCAG GCTGTGGACTGAATGACTCTCCCGTGGGGCTTGCTGCATACGTTTTGGAGAAATTCTCTACGTGGACAGACAGATCATTTCTGCATAAAGATGATGGAGGCTtggaaag CAAGTACTCTCTTGATGAGCTTTTGACCAATGTGATGATTTATTGGGTGACATCCTCCATTGTGCCCTCAATGCGCTTCTACAAGGAGAACTTCTCCAGGGACCCTGGTCTAACTGCTGATTCCAG GGTTGGAGTGTATGTTCCCACAGGGATTGCAGCTTTTCCTCAGGAGCTAGCACATACACCACGTACCTGGGCAAAGGAGACCTTCAAGAACATTGTGACTTACTCTTACATGCCACGGGGAGGGCATTTTGCTGCCTTTGAGGAACCAGAGCTTCTGGCACGAGACATCATGCACTTTGTCAGAAAGGTGGAACAGCTGTGA
- the LOC138718219 gene encoding epoxide hydrolase 1-like isoform X2 encodes MWQELLPNTWENILSRIRSFECSQKNAALVPAAALGLGGILVFWLRSRHKIQTIEMGDGWWGSGERPLKGKEDESIRPFKIETSDKEIEDLHRRLEQARYTPPLEGAAFHYGFNSSCLRKVVAYWRNQFDWHKQVEVLNKYPHFQTTIEGIDIHFIHVKPSYVPHGRAVQPLLMVHGWPGSFYEFYKIIPLLTEPARHGLDGGDVVFEVICPSIPGYGFSEAPHQKGFDSIAAARIFHKLMNRLGFKQYYLQGGDWGSRITTNMAQMLPQSVKGLHLNLIFIGRLGLRRIISVMLGAYIPWLVGLTREDVRRVYPFIQKNIYDLLQESGYLHIQATKPDTAGCGLNDSPVGLAAYVLEKFSTWTDRSFLHKDDGGLESKYSLDELLTNVMIYWVTSSIVPSMRFYKENFSRDPGLTADSRS; translated from the exons ATGTGGCAGGAGTTACTTCCAAACACCTG GGAGAACATCTTGTCCCGCATCAG GTCTTTTGAATGTTCTCAGAAGAATGCAGCCCTGGtccctgcagctgccctgggGCTTGGAGGGATACTGGTTTTCTGGCTGAGGTCTAGACACAAGATCCAGACTATTGAAATGGGTGATGGATGGTGGGGCTCAGGTGAAAGACCcttaaaagggaaagaagatgaAAGTATCCGTCCCTTCAAGATTGAAACATCTGACAAAGAAATTGAG GACCTGCACCGCCGCCTGGAGCAGGCACGCTACACGCCACCGCTGGAAGGGGCTGCCTTCCACTACGGCTTCAACTCCAGCTGCCTGCGGAAGGTGGTGGCCTACTGGAGGAACCAGTTTGACTGGCACAAACAAGTGGAAGTCCTGAACAAATACCCACATTTCCAAACAACCATTGAAG GGATTGATATCCATTTTATCCACGTGAAGCCCTCCTATGTCCCTCACGGTCGAGCTGTTCAACCTCTGCTGATGGTCCATGGCTGGCCTGGCTCCTTCTACGAGTTCTACAAGATCATCCCTCTGCTCACGGAGCCAGCCAGGCATGGCTTGGATGGGGGTGATGTGGTGTTTGAGGTCATCTGCCCATCCATCCCAGGCTACGGCTTCTCAGAGGCTCCGCACCAGAAAG GCTTTGACAGCATAGCCGCTGCGCGGATATTTCATAAGCTGATGAACAGATTGGGCTTCAAGCAATACTACTTACAGGGAGGAGACTGGGGCTCACGTATTACCACAAACATGGCCCAGATGCTGCCACA ATCGGTGAAGGGGCTGCATCTGAACCTCATCTTCATCGGCAGACTAGGTTTGAGAAGAATCATTTCTGTGATGCTTGGGGCTTACATCCCATGGCTTGTAGGTCTCACGAGGGAAGATGTTCGACGTGTGTACCCTTTCATCCAGAAGAATATCTACGACCTTCTGCAAGAGTCAGGATACTTACATATCCAAGCCACCAAACCAGACACTGCAG GCTGTGGACTGAATGACTCTCCCGTGGGGCTTGCTGCATACGTTTTGGAGAAATTCTCTACGTGGACAGACAGATCATTTCTGCATAAAGATGATGGAGGCTtggaaag CAAGTACTCTCTTGATGAGCTTTTGACCAATGTGATGATTTATTGGGTGACATCCTCCATTGTGCCCTCAATGCGCTTCTACAAGGAGAACTTCTCCAGGGACCCTGGTCTAACTGCTGATTCCAG GAGCTAG
- the LOC138717682 gene encoding protein ELYS-like produces the protein MKVAPWLQMRIIQSLVCQGQHRQARKYLQNVKPSMSTCSKAQLCLSVLLSNRCVVEAWALLRQHATEVNREELLKHVYERCQEMGLVEDLLKLPFTNTELECLKSYLRTRARIPTHAILSVRNQQSACYWPADQRNQSMKVHLMVSVKVLSSAQGSAQWFAQFSVKIMLWVLYHSWKY, from the exons ATGAAAGTAGCACCGTGGCTACAGATGAGGATTATTCAATCACTCGTTTGCCAAGGACAGCATAGGCAAGCCCGCAAATACCTACAGAATGTGAAGCCATCCATGTCAACGTGTAGCAAAGCGCAGCTTTGCCTCAGTGTGTTGTTGTCTAATAG GTGCGTGGTGGAGGCTTGGGCTCTTTTGCGGCAACATGCCACCGAGGTAAATAGAGAAGAGCTCTTAAAACACGTTTACGAAAGGTGCCAGGAGATGGGACTCGTGGAAGACTTACTGAAGCTTCCTTTCACCAACACTGAACTA GAGTGCTTGAAGTCATATTTACGGACCAGGGCTAGAATACCAACCCATGCAATTCTTTCAGTCCGCAACCAGCAGAGTGCCTGCTATTGGCCAGCAGACCAGCGGAATCAATCAATGAAGGTTCATCTTATGGTGAGTGTAAAAGTTCTGTCAAGTGCGCAAGGTTCTGCACAGTGGTTTGCACAGTTCTCAGTAAAGATCATGCTTTGGGTTTTGTACCATTCCTGGAAATATTAG
- the LOC138717694 gene encoding protein ELYS-like has product MDCCPTFIASADGVCLLRSGVVHVTCTGFQKEEEQLEAMLSAAVQTGSLELLTGCIKHWTSEKQPSSVANLEFIRDCAWKKVIYTKDEFDGICVPLFDGSCNTVDPQVLQSLQRCQSVLRNLTRVLKCFQREPQQLNEKDFANLRNKEVLANQFSVYVQMVIWLCQSGLLPEGLGKHEL; this is encoded by the exons ATGGATTGTTGTCCAACGTTCATTGCTTCTGCAGATGGAGTGTGCTTGCTGAGGTCTGGAGTTGTCCATGTCACTTGCACCGGTTTCCAGAAGGAG GAGGAGCAGTTAGAGGCCATGTTGTCTGCGGCTGTCCAGACAGGTTCTCTAGAACTCCTGACTGGATGCATTAAACATTGGACCTCTGAAA agcAGCCAAGTTCTGTAGCAAATTTAGAGTTTATTCGTGACTGTGCATGGAAAAAAGTCATCTACACGAAAGATGAATTTGATGGCATAT GTGTTCCACTATTTGATGGCTCGTGCAACACCGTCGACCCACAAGTGCTACAGTCCCTTCAGCGCTGCCAGTCTGTCCTGAGGAACCTTACCAGGGTCTTAAAGTGTTTCCAAAGAGAACCACAACAGCTCAATGAGAAAG attttgcaAACTTGAGAAATAAGGAGGTGTTAGCTAACCAGTTTTCTGTGTATGTACAAATGGTCATCTGGCTCTGTCAGTCTGGTCTCCTTCCTGAGGGCTTAGGTAAGCATGAACTGTAA
- the LOC138717696 gene encoding MAD2L1-binding protein-like, whose amino-acid sequence MALKVQTIISKSWQHHRPWAHGSCSPSPGAVCKRGGSRWLREEGSAGGVSAGERSRRPGPGPEQEAAPPPATTGGSAAARTGCGGRDAGSRPGSRPAAPVMPRGGARSSRVGREAAAPRSGLGGFSPALDRREGAKRRRSEPGAACPSVRVSFPGAVSRESGCRFAVELLKHVLYQRQQLPLPYERLGCFCRRDEDASKKPPFLDSTSKKCQQLLTDLEGLFQHMEVMFSLTRVPRVLFLLGGNVMSPKELYELNLESICEGSAEESLETASCVRKLFHSLFVADVFSELEDLPVVGTVVMLLGHRGCGVDWFRPKLNYKVPTRGRKLTVNLSCDGGIDVSALAHQHMASAWEDYVWFQAPVTLKGF is encoded by the exons ATGGCTCTAAAGGTCCAAACAATCATTTCCAAGTCGTGGCAGCATCACAGGCCAT GGGCCCACGGGAGCTGCAGTCCGAGCCCAGGGGCTGTTTGCAAACGCGGCGGGTCCCGCTGGCTGCGGGAGGAGGGGAGCGCGGGCGGCGTCTCTGCCGGGGAGCGGAGCCGGCGGCCCGGCCCGGGCCCGGAGCAGGAAGCGGCCCCTCCTCCTGCCACGACGGGCGGAAGCGCCGCTGCCCGCACCGGATGTGGCGGCCGCGACGCCGGAAGCCGCCCCGGAAGCCGCCCCGCCGCTCCCGTGATGCCTCGCGGCGGCGCCCGTTCGAGCCGCGTcgggcgggaggcggcggctccgcgctcCGGTCTCGGCGGCTTCTCCCCGGCCCTGGATCGCCGCGAAGGGGCGAAGCGCCGGCGGAGCGAGCCGGGGGCGGCGTGCCCTTCGGTGCGGGTGTCGTTCCCGGGCGCCGTGAGCCGTGAGAGCGGCTGCCGCTTCGCCGTCGAGCTCCTCAAGCACGTCCTGTACCAGCGGCAGCAGCTCCCGCTGCCCTACGAGCGGCTCGGCTGCTTCTGCCGTCGG GATGAAGATGCGAGTAAGAAGCCACCCTTCCTAGACTCGACAAGCAAGAaatgccagcagctgctgacgGACCTAGAGGGACTGTTCCAGCACATGGAAGTGATGTTTAGTTTGACACGTGTTCCTCGGGTTCTTTTTCTACTTGGAGGCAATGTTATGAGCCCCAAGGAGCTCTATGAGCTCAACTTGGAGAGTATCTGTGAGGGCAGTGCTGAGGAGAGCCTGGAAACTGCATCCTGCGTTCGCAAGCTTTTTCACTCCCTCTTTGTTGCGGATGTCTTCAGTGAACTCGAGGATCTCCCTGTCGTGGGCACTGTTGTCATGCTCCTGGGGCACCGCGGCTGTGGTGTTGACTGGTTCCGGCCCAAGCTCAACTATAAAGTGCCGACGCGAGGGAGGAAACTGACCGTGAACTTGTCCTGTGATGGAGGCATCGACGTAAGCGCCTTGGCTCATCAGCACATGGCTTCTGCTTGGGAGGATTATGTCTGGTTTCAAGCACCGGTGACCCTCAAAGGCTTTTGA